Genomic DNA from Gimesia aquarii:
TTTCATGCGCGGTGAACCGCAATCGCATAAAATTTGGTTATGCGGTTCACTTTGAGACTATGGGAAAAATGATCATATCCTCGTTGAGTCAATTCAAAGAGGAGTCGAACTGCTATGATTGAAAAACAGAGTCGTTGCAAGCTATGATTCAGGCTCAGTAAGCTTGCATGTCCTCTGGCTCTGTTCTATGGTGTCTCTGCTTAGCAAACTACCGGGCTTTTGTATCAGCATTTATTTATGAAATGTCGAGTTGTTATGAGTTCAAAACAGAAAAAAAAGTGGCGTTCCACGACGATTTTAACAGTCCGTCATCAAGGTCAGGTGGCGATCGGCGGCGATGGACAGGTGACCCATGGCGATACCGTAATGAAAAGCGATACCCGTAAGATCCGTAAAATTCTGGATGGACAAGTCGTGTGTGGATTTGCGGGATCGACTGCAGACGCCTTTTCACTCTTGGAGCGTTTTGAAGTCAAAGCCAAGGATTATCCAGGAAACATGCCACGTGCGGCAACAGAGCTGGCCCGTGATTGGCGGACTGACCGGGTTTTACGAAAACTGGAAGCACTGATCATAGTTGTCAATGATGAGCATAGTCTGCTTATCACTGGGCAGGGGGACGTGGTCGTTCCTTCAGATGGAATCATTGGCATTGGTTCCGGGGGGAATTATGCGACTGCCGCAGCGAGAGCACTCGTAGGGCATTCTCAGTTGTCGGCCGCAGAAATTGTGAAAACGTCTTTAGGTATCGCATCAGAAATCGATATTTATACGAATAATAATATCATCGTGGAGGAACTTTCGTGCAAGAGTTAACGCCTCGGCAGATTGTCGCAGAGCTGGATAATCATATTGTTGGTCAGGATGACGCAAAACGTGCTGTAGCGATTGCCTTACGAAATCGCTGGCGCTGGCAGCAACTACCAGAAGAGATCCGAAAAGAAATCACACCAAAAAATATTATTATGATTGGGCCAACTGGAGTCGGAAAGACCGAGATTACTCGCCGTCTGGCTGGGTTAATCAATGCGCCCTTCATCAAAGTGGAAGCGACAAAGTATACCGAAGTGGGTTATTACGGGCGTGATGTCGAAAGCATGGTACGTGACCTGGTTGATTCTGCTAAGAATCTGGTGCGTGAAAAGAAACGGGTAGAACTGGTTGATAAAGCAAAGGTTCGAGTTGAAGAACGCTTACTCGACCTTCTGGTTCCGCCTCCGGATTGGGAATCATCCTATCAAGAGTCTACAGAAGGGGGGCAGGAGGAAGATTCAAAAGAACGCTACGAGCGCACACGAGACAAATTTCGAAAAATGCTGAGTAAAGGGGATCTGGAAGACAAAGAAGTTGAAATTTCTGTAGACCAGAAAAGTTCTCCCGTGCAGGTATTCTCTAATATGGGTATGGATCAAATGGACGTTGATCTACAGGGAATGTTAGAGCGAATGATGCCTTCTCAGAGCAAAAGCCGCAAGCTGACTGTTGCCGAGGCGCGTAAGGTATTGCTCGAACAGGAAGTCGAAGGGTTGATGGATAAAGACGCCATTGCCGAGGAAGCAATTGAATTGGCAGAACGCAATGGAATTGTTTTTATCGATGAACTCGACAAAATCTGTGCATCTGAAGAAGGCGGAAGCCGTGGCGGTGATGTAAGTCGACAAGGTGTCCAACGCGATTTACTACCCATTGTCGAAGGAACTACCGTTCAGACACGTAGCGGTTCTGTGAAAACTGACTATATGTTATTTATTGCAGCAGGTGCCTTTCATCGCACAAAACCTTCCGACTTAATGCCCGAACTTCAGGGACGGTTTCCGATTCGAGTTGAATTACAGGAACTGACACGCGACGACTTCTTAAGGATTCTGACCGAGCCAACGAGTTCGATTACGATGCAATATCAAGAGTTGTTGAAAACGGAAGGTGTGAAAATCAAATTTGAGAAAGATGGTCTGGAAGAATTGGCTAAAATTGCTTTTCAGGTGAATCAGACCACTCAGAATATTGGTGCACGACGACTGCATACGATTTTAGAGCGACTTTTGGAAGAAGTCAGTTTTGAAGCACCCGATTTAAAAACAAAGAAAATCACCATTGATGCTTCTTATGTACAACAAAAACTGCATGCGATTGTTGAAGATGAAGATCTCAGCAAATTCATTTTATAGGGATTTGCATCGTCTTGATTTAAAAGTATCCCCATACACAAAATGTAAAGCATTTGTTTTGGGGATACGTTTTACTTCTTCTAATTTGAAAGACGTTCATTTTAAAATTCGCCGATTACATTTCCGTCACTGATTTTTCCAAGATTTTCGTAAGTCGTACCATCGACATTTTCACTAATGAAACGTACTGCTCCATCTCCTAATAGAAAGTGAGCACCGCCAGTATGTGAGCTACTGAATGCCCAAGGTAAGGTTCCATTAATCAGCGAACCAGGATGATTTTCCATTTTCCAGACAACGGAAGCCGTCTTTCCGTTATCAAAGTAACCAACCCAGATACCTCCATTATAGGTGTTGGCCCCCACACGGCCTCGGGCGGTTTCTCCAATCAGAACCGTATTACTGGCTCCATCTTGGATGTCACGCAGACGCGTATTGCTATTTGACCAGAAGGAGCCATTGCCACCAGCTGCATTATGAGGGCTGGTATTAATTGTATTCCCAATACCTCGGCTACCATAAACACCTTTATAGTTTGAAGTTGCGTGTCCACCTCGATCTGAATTCAATTTACTTCCCGAGTCGGAAGGGCAGCGAAAGAGCGGGAGCGTAGTTTTGGACTCATCAGTAGGAGTGACAACTAGGTTAATCATTCCTACATTGAGGGCATTATAGAGGGGAGATTGGTCCAGAAAGGGGAGAAGCATCGTCCCCCATCCCCATCCGGGTAAGCAACCACTGGTGCTCGTGGAACTTGCCTGACATGTAGAAGCGGTCGATGGTTGAACCCAACCTGAAGGAAAAGAGCGGTGAGTTTCATGATAATTATGCAGTGCAAGGCCGAATTGTTTTACATTATTTTTGCAGGTACTGCGACGAGCTGCTTCGCGTGCCTGTTGCACGGCCGGTAACAATAGAGCGATCAAGATCGCAATGATGGCAATCACCACAAGTAATTCAATAAGTGTAAAACCAAAGCGATTGCCCAGTTTTGAAATACGCGGCTGCATCTTTTCTCCTCTGATTGTAAAATAATTATGAATAAAAGAATCCATCGAAGATTTTTGCTTCGGGTTTGTATTTCCCTAGATATAAAAAATGAGTTAGATTAGAGGCGTATGTTTACCTTTTTGTTGGTAAAAGTACCTCAGTGGATTGATTAAGAGTCTTTTAAGATGGTTGATTCTATGACAGCTGATAAAAATCATTATTGGATACCAGGAATGATCGCAATCTCACTCAAAAAATTAATATTTTGTGAGCTTCGAATGAGTTTTGATCTTTCACTACTAATGTGAGACGGTGTACAGAATTGTCTTTTTAAAGCAGGAAGACATACGTGTTAGGATGTCTCTTTGAAATCAATAGTTCAGTCGTTTCTGAAAGTGATGCGAAGATGGACGAGGATTGGAATTTAGCGCCTGATGACGATTATGAGGATGCTGGGACTGACTCTGATGAGTTTGAGACGGCGACTGTTCCCTGTTCAAATTGTGGAGCAGACGTTTATGAGGAGGCAGTTGCTTGTCCCGTTTGTGGTGAGTATGTTGGTGTAAACACGCATCCTTTTAGTGATCGCCCTCAGTGGTGGATCACTCTG
This window encodes:
- the hslV gene encoding ATP-dependent protease subunit HslV; this encodes MSSKQKKKWRSTTILTVRHQGQVAIGGDGQVTHGDTVMKSDTRKIRKILDGQVVCGFAGSTADAFSLLERFEVKAKDYPGNMPRAATELARDWRTDRVLRKLEALIIVVNDEHSLLITGQGDVVVPSDGIIGIGSGGNYATAAARALVGHSQLSAAEIVKTSLGIASEIDIYTNNNIIVEELSCKS
- the hslU gene encoding ATP-dependent protease ATPase subunit HslU; this translates as MQELTPRQIVAELDNHIVGQDDAKRAVAIALRNRWRWQQLPEEIRKEITPKNIIMIGPTGVGKTEITRRLAGLINAPFIKVEATKYTEVGYYGRDVESMVRDLVDSAKNLVREKKRVELVDKAKVRVEERLLDLLVPPPDWESSYQESTEGGQEEDSKERYERTRDKFRKMLSKGDLEDKEVEISVDQKSSPVQVFSNMGMDQMDVDLQGMLERMMPSQSKSRKLTVAEARKVLLEQEVEGLMDKDAIAEEAIELAERNGIVFIDELDKICASEEGGSRGGDVSRQGVQRDLLPIVEGTTVQTRSGSVKTDYMLFIAAGAFHRTKPSDLMPELQGRFPIRVELQELTRDDFLRILTEPTSSITMQYQELLKTEGVKIKFEKDGLEELAKIAFQVNQTTQNIGARRLHTILERLLEEVSFEAPDLKTKKITIDASYVQQKLHAIVEDEDLSKFIL
- a CDS encoding DUF1559 domain-containing protein, producing the protein MQPRISKLGNRFGFTLIELLVVIAIIAILIALLLPAVQQAREAARRSTCKNNVKQFGLALHNYHETHRSFPSGWVQPSTASTCQASSTSTSGCLPGWGWGTMLLPFLDQSPLYNALNVGMINLVVTPTDESKTTLPLFRCPSDSGSKLNSDRGGHATSNYKGVYGSRGIGNTINTSPHNAAGGNGSFWSNSNTRLRDIQDGASNTVLIGETARGRVGANTYNGGIWVGYFDNGKTASVVWKMENHPGSLINGTLPWAFSSSHTGGAHFLLGDGAVRFISENVDGTTYENLGKISDGNVIGEF
- a CDS encoding zinc ribbon domain-containing protein — encoded protein: MLGCLFEINSSVVSESDAKMDEDWNLAPDDDYEDAGTDSDEFETATVPCSNCGADVYEEAVACPVCGEYVGVNTHPFSDRPQWWITLGVVGGIATILCLIFLF